The Argentina anserina chromosome 5, drPotAnse1.1, whole genome shotgun sequence genome includes the window CTGCTCAATGATAGGCCCTGCATCAAGTTCTTGGGTCACAAAATGCGTTGTTGCACCAATAAGCTTCACTCCTGCATCAAAAGCCTGCGAACATAATCTAGCAAATTAAACATGTGTAGATAGTTAGGGTGAAAGCACAGAAAAAGTTCAAAAGGTAACGTATAGTTTAAGTTTATAACACATGGAATGAAATGAAGTGTCAACCTGTTTAGATGGTCTTCCACCCTTGAATGATGGCAATAGACCATGATGAATGTTAATCACATCTTTTCCATAGCTACTTAAAAAATTGCCAGATAGAATCTGCAAAATGAAAACTTTCTTTGAAATGTTGTTCTCTTTTTTCAATTACAAGCCAAAGGAAAGATACTTGAGGATTTTCATAGTTTCAAGTTAACTGTGACTTGCACCATGAAAGAACAGGAAGAAGGTATTCCCTCCGTTTAGTACAGAAAACTTCATTAGCAACACAGTTAGAAACGGTGAGAACATATACAGAATCCATGGCCTGATTTACCTGCATGTACCTCGCAAGGACTAAAAAATCGGTATTTTGAACCAACTTCAGTATCTCCTCTTCTCTTTTATTCTCTTTGGTTGTGTGAAGAAAATGATACGGGATACCATGTCTTTCTAGAAACCGAGACACACTGGTGTTAGGACCTCTCTCGTGATtactgaaaacaaaacaaaaatacagCAGTTCAATTAATGGTCAAAGTTAAAGAACGAAATATAAGAACCAAGCCAGTGAAATGTCCAAAACCTCACCTTATTACACAAGCTATATCTACAGGCAGTTTTCCATCCTGCCACTGATGTAACAAATCAATCAGGCAATGATCCTGCAGTAACACAAAGATGGACTTAGTATGCACAACATTGCAATCCACGAAAACAAGCATGTGAAATTCGAAACAATcaatataaggtgagtaaacatAAACGTAAGAAAACTCGCAATGTGCACACCTGCTTAGAGGCAAGGACACCAATTTTATATTTAGGGTCTTGATCTGGCACTCGGATGACAGATCTATGAGCGGCG containing:
- the LOC126793672 gene encoding formyltetrahydrofolate deformylase 1, mitochondrial-like isoform X2; the encoded protein is MALLQRASPKRLPNLFGFPKRSLRSLRFPGDPLDCSSSPTLAYGIHVFHCPDAVGIVSKLSESIASRGGNILAANVFVPENKHVFYSRSEFIFDPVKWTRSQMNEDFSKLSQIYAAHRSVIRVPDQDPKYKIGVLASKQDHCLIDLLHQWQDGKLPVDIACVISNHERGPNTSVSRFLERHGIPYHFLHTTKENKREEEILKLVQNTDFLVLARYMQILSGNFLSSYGKDVINIHHGLLPSFKGGRPSKQAFDAGVKLIGATTHFVTQELDAGPIIEQMEHLDEEYIMR
- the LOC126793672 gene encoding formyltetrahydrofolate deformylase 1, mitochondrial-like isoform X1, yielding MALLQRASPKRLPNLFGFPKRSLRSLRFPGDPLDCSSSPTLAYGIHVFHCPDAVGIVSKLSESIASRGGNILAANVFVPENKHVFYSRSEFIFDPVKWTRSQMNEDFSKLSQIYAAHRSVIRVPDQDPKYKIGVLASKQDHCLIDLLHQWQDGKLPVDIACVISNHERGPNTSVSRFLERHGIPYHFLHTTKENKREEEILKLVQNTDFLVLARYMQILSGNFLSSYGKDVINIHHGLLPSFKGGRPSKQAFDAGVKLIGATTHFVTQELDAGPIIEQMVARVSHKDNLQSFIQKSENLEKLCLLRTIKSYCELRVLPYEDNKTVVF